A genomic stretch from Longimicrobium sp. includes:
- a CDS encoding ABC transporter ATP-binding protein yields the protein MIEFLDLTKAYGGFVAVRGLSLAVRPGEVYALLGANGAGKTTALRCLATLLAPTSGTARIAGFDAREQPLEVRRRLGFLAASMGLYARLTSRELLRYFARLQGVDEAQLEARVDDVVQRFGIAPFEDKLCGRLSTGQRQRVNIARATVHDPPALVLDEPTLGLDVLSGAAIYDFIAEARQRGRAVLFSTHHMSEVELLADRVG from the coding sequence TTGATCGAATTCCTCGATCTCACCAAGGCCTACGGCGGGTTCGTCGCCGTGCGCGGGCTGTCGCTCGCCGTGCGCCCGGGCGAGGTGTACGCGCTGCTGGGGGCCAACGGCGCGGGGAAGACCACGGCCCTGCGCTGCCTGGCCACGCTGCTGGCGCCCACCTCGGGAACGGCCCGCATCGCGGGGTTCGACGCCCGCGAGCAGCCGCTGGAGGTGCGCCGCCGGCTGGGCTTCCTTGCCGCCTCCATGGGGCTGTACGCCCGGCTGACTTCGCGCGAGCTGCTGCGCTACTTCGCCCGGCTGCAGGGCGTGGACGAGGCGCAGCTGGAGGCGCGGGTGGACGACGTGGTGCAGCGGTTCGGCATCGCGCCCTTCGAGGACAAGCTCTGCGGCCGCCTTTCCACCGGGCAGCGTCAGCGGGTGAACATCGCCCGCGCCACCGTCCACGACCCCCCCGCGCTGGTGCTCGACGAGCCCACGCTGGGGTTGGACGTGCTGAGCGGCGCCGCCATCTACGACTTCATCGCCGAGGCACGGCAGCGGGGACGGGCGGTGCTCTTCAGCACCCACCACATGAGCGAGGTGGAGCTGCTGGCGGACCGCGTGGG